A part of Caldicellulosiruptor owensensis OL genomic DNA contains:
- a CDS encoding dihydroorotate dehydrogenase electron transfer subunit: MKLLEVEIEENVKIANEIFLLSFESEYLAENFKPGNFVNILIDKDSIYPLLRRPFSISFVEGKRVYIGYKVVGKGTNLLSQKSKGEAIDVLGPLGNSFLTDIFDGKVAVIGGGVGIFPLVGLCKELKNRGNKVDVFLGFRDLDSMFLVERFKDICDNTLIATDDGSSGYKGNVVELFKANFSKAEYKVVFCCGPKPMLKAIKNLNLPVKCYASLEEKMACGIGACLCCSIRGKDEKMYHICSDGPVFDIMEVEIE, encoded by the coding sequence ATGAAGCTATTAGAAGTTGAAATTGAAGAAAATGTAAAAATTGCAAATGAAATATTTCTTTTATCCTTTGAATCTGAGTATTTAGCAGAGAATTTTAAACCGGGCAATTTTGTAAATATTCTAATTGATAAAGACAGCATTTATCCTCTTTTGAGAAGACCTTTTAGCATTTCTTTTGTTGAGGGGAAAAGAGTCTATATCGGTTACAAAGTGGTAGGTAAAGGCACAAACCTTCTTTCTCAAAAATCAAAAGGAGAGGCTATTGATGTCTTGGGTCCACTTGGAAATTCATTTTTGACAGACATATTCGACGGGAAGGTTGCTGTGATTGGAGGGGGGGTTGGAATTTTCCCCCTTGTTGGCCTCTGTAAAGAGCTCAAAAATAGAGGTAATAAAGTTGATGTATTTCTTGGATTCAGAGATTTAGACTCAATGTTTTTGGTAGAAAGATTTAAGGACATTTGTGACAATACCTTAATAGCAACAGATGATGGAAGTTCAGGTTACAAAGGAAACGTTGTTGAGCTTTTTAAAGCCAATTTTTCAAAAGCAGAGTATAAAGTTGTTTTTTGCTGCGGACCAAAGCCTATGTTAAAAGCAATTAAAAATCTTAATCTTCCTGTAAAATGTTATGCCTCTTTAGAAGAAAAAATGGCATGCGGAATAGGTGCGTGTCTTTGTTGTAGCATAAGAGGAAAAGACGAAAAAATGTATCATATATGTTCAGATGGTCCTGTTTTTGATATAATGGAGGTTGAGATTGAATGA
- a CDS encoding dihydroorotate dehydrogenase, with protein sequence MNLEVEIAGVRLKNPVIAASGTFGFGREYSKLIDISEFGAICTKGITLKKRIGNPQPRLCEVYAGIINSVGLENPGVEAFVNDELPFLKSFDTKIIANINGFAKEEFVELTKILTSLVDMIEVNLSCPNVKEGGMVFGKDPEKVYEITNSVKNVASCPIIVKLTPNVTDITQLAVAAEKAGADAISLINTISAMAIDIETRKPLIQMVTGGLSGPAIKPIAVRMVYECFKKVRIPIIGMGGIMNYKDAIEFFIAGATAIQIGTVNFINPKAVYEIKEGIEDYLDRKGFNSIRELVGNINI encoded by the coding sequence ATGAATTTAGAAGTTGAAATAGCAGGGGTAAGACTCAAAAACCCTGTTATTGCAGCATCAGGCACATTTGGTTTTGGTCGTGAATATTCAAAGTTAATTGACATAAGTGAATTTGGTGCTATATGTACAAAGGGCATCACCTTAAAAAAGAGAATTGGCAATCCGCAGCCAAGACTTTGTGAAGTGTATGCTGGAATAATAAACTCTGTAGGGCTTGAAAATCCAGGAGTTGAAGCTTTTGTAAACGATGAACTCCCTTTTTTGAAAAGCTTTGATACCAAAATTATTGCCAATATAAACGGTTTTGCCAAAGAAGAGTTTGTTGAACTCACAAAAATCTTAACTTCGCTTGTGGATATGATTGAAGTAAATTTGTCCTGTCCGAACGTGAAAGAAGGCGGAATGGTCTTTGGTAAAGACCCAGAAAAGGTTTATGAGATAACAAATTCTGTAAAGAATGTAGCAAGTTGTCCGATTATTGTCAAACTAACACCAAATGTCACAGATATAACCCAGTTGGCAGTAGCTGCAGAAAAAGCAGGAGCAGATGCAATTTCACTTATAAACACCATATCTGCTATGGCAATTGACATTGAAACAAGAAAACCTCTTATACAGATGGTAACAGGTGGACTTTCAGGTCCTGCTATAAAACCAATTGCAGTTAGAATGGTTTATGAGTGTTTTAAAAAAGTCAGGATACCTATTATCGGTATGGGAGGAATTATGAATTACAAAGATGCTATTGAGTTTTTTATTGCGGGAGCAACTGCCATTCAGATAGGTACAGTAAATTTTATAAATCCAAAAGCAGTTTACGAAATTAAAGAGGGAATTGAGGATTATCTTGATAGAAAAGGGTTTAATTCTATTAGGGAGCTTGTGGGCAACATAAACATCTGA
- a CDS encoding histidine phosphatase family protein, with protein MSKTVVYLIRHAEAEGNFIRRFHGITDSNVTEKGKLQAQKLAERLKNVHFDVIYSSPLKRAFYTASKIAEGRNINIIVRDDLIEINGGDWEDRCWDELPLLYPTEYEMWEKMPHKHCMPNGESMYELFLRAKSAFENIVKSNVGKRICIVTHGTLIRALLTYIKGYEFERLNEILWQDNTAINIIEYKNGKYHLVVEGDWSHLGKELSTIAYQDWWQQFLKERGIKKQDLTIIERRESYE; from the coding sequence ATGTCAAAGACAGTTGTATATCTTATTCGTCATGCAGAGGCAGAAGGGAATTTTATAAGAAGGTTTCATGGCATTACAGATTCTAATGTGACAGAAAAGGGTAAATTACAAGCTCAAAAACTTGCAGAAAGATTAAAAAATGTCCATTTTGATGTAATTTATTCGAGTCCTCTGAAAAGAGCTTTCTATACTGCAAGTAAGATAGCGGAGGGCAGAAATATAAATATTATAGTAAGAGATGATTTAATAGAGATAAACGGTGGAGATTGGGAAGATAGGTGCTGGGATGAGCTTCCTTTGCTTTATCCAACAGAGTATGAAATGTGGGAGAAAATGCCTCACAAACACTGTATGCCAAATGGTGAAAGTATGTATGAACTTTTCTTGAGAGCAAAATCTGCTTTTGAGAATATCGTAAAGTCAAATGTTGGGAAGAGAATATGTATTGTAACCCATGGAACATTAATTAGGGCTCTTCTCACGTATATAAAAGGATATGAATTTGAAAGACTCAACGAGATTTTGTGGCAGGACAATACTGCTATAAATATAATCGAATATAAAAATGGAAAATACCACCTTGTTGTTGAGGGCGATTGGTCTCATCTTGGAAAGGAGCTTTCCACAATAGCATATCAAGACTGGTGGCAACAGTTTTTAAAAGAAAGAGGGATTAAAAAACAAGATTTAACTATCATTGAAAGGAGAGAAAGTTATGAATAA